From the genome of Yersinia enterocolitica, one region includes:
- a CDS encoding ArsC family reductase: protein MSDSLATPSLRLYGIKNCDTIKKARRWLEEQGIAYQFHDYRADGLSDERLQGFIDQLGWEPLLNTRGTTWRKLPQAQRDAITDALAAKALMLEQPAIIKRPLLEATNGEMLLGFKTESYQLFIQQHNIKQHVIEVQ, encoded by the coding sequence ATGTCAGATAGCCTAGCCACTCCATCATTGCGCCTTTATGGCATTAAAAATTGCGATACCATAAAAAAGGCCCGCCGCTGGCTGGAAGAGCAAGGTATTGCCTATCAGTTTCACGATTATCGTGCAGACGGATTGAGTGACGAACGCCTGCAAGGTTTTATCGATCAACTGGGTTGGGAACCATTGCTCAATACGCGCGGTACCACCTGGCGTAAATTGCCACAAGCCCAACGTGATGCAATAACCGATGCTCTGGCCGCCAAAGCGCTGATGCTAGAACAGCCAGCCATAATTAAACGCCCGCTACTGGAAGCCACCAATGGCGAAATGCTGCTGGGCTTCAAAACTGAAAGTTATCAACTTTTTATTCAACAACATAATATTAAACAACACGTTATCGAGGTGCAATAA
- a CDS encoding tetratricopeptide repeat protein: protein MKHSIDSLKELGRYDDAVAMALDLLRRSPDNASLLYKIASLYDVQGLELQAIPFYRAAIEHNLVGKELQEAYLGLGSTYRALGLYQESLDTFDRALAHFPQAKEITLFRAMTLYNLGETKEAVAALLILLAETSNHQDISLYQKAIRQYAANLDRIG from the coding sequence ATGAAACACTCCATCGACTCATTAAAAGAGCTGGGCCGTTATGATGATGCGGTGGCAATGGCGCTGGACTTACTGCGTCGTTCACCAGATAACGCCAGTCTGCTGTATAAGATTGCCTCACTGTATGATGTGCAGGGGTTGGAGTTGCAGGCAATCCCATTCTATCGGGCCGCTATTGAGCACAATCTGGTAGGTAAAGAGTTGCAGGAGGCTTATTTGGGGCTGGGCAGCACTTATCGCGCTCTGGGGTTATATCAAGAGTCACTGGATACATTTGACCGCGCGTTAGCCCATTTCCCACAAGCGAAAGAGATTACCTTATTCCGCGCCATGACACTGTATAACCTCGGTGAAACCAAAGAGGCAGTCGCTGCGTTATTGATATTGCTGGCTGAAACCTCAAACCATCAGGACATCAGCCTCTACCAAAAAGCAATTCGCCAATATGCCGCTAACCTTGACCGTATTGGCTAA
- a CDS encoding aminoglycoside/multidrug transporter subunit AcrD, which translates to MANFFIDRPIFAWVLAIILCLTGALAISTLPVEQYPNLAPPNVRISASYPGASAQTLENTVTQVIEQSMTGLDKLLYMSSQSSNSGSASITLTFQAGTDPNEAMQQVQNQLQSAIKKLPQDVQQQGVSVSKSGDNTLMMVAFVSTDGSMDKQDIADYVASNLQDPLSRIEGVGSIDAFGSQYAMRIWLDPNKLNNYQLTTQDIVSAIQSQNSQIAVGQLGGTPSVDNQALNATINAQSQLQTPEQFREITLRVNQDGSLVTLGDVAKIEMGAERYDYLSRFNGQAASGMSIKLASGANELQTDELVKARIAELAPFFPHGLEAKIAYETTPFVKASIKDVVKTLLEAILLVFLVMYLFLQNFRATLIPTIAVPVVLLGTFAVLSAFGFSINTLTMFAIVLAIGLLVDDAIVVVENVERVMSEEGLGPREATRKSMGQIQGALVGIALVLSAVFIPMAFFGGTTGAIYRQFSITIVSAMVLSVLVALILTPALCATMLKPIQQGHHHAKRGFFGWFNRMFDNNTRRYEKGVAQVLHHSLRYMLLYFLLLGGLALLFIKLPTSFLPLEDRGVFMAQVQLPVGSTQQQTLKVVEKVENYFLTEEKNNVLSVFSTVGSGPGGNGQNVARLFIRLSDWDQRKESNNSSFAIIERATKVFNKIAEARVSVSSPPAISGLGGSSGFDMELQDHGGLGHDKLMAARDQLLQMAAKEPALTRVRHNGLDDSPQLQIDIDQRKAQALGVALDDINNTLKTAWGSTYVNDFVDRGRVKKVYVQSEATARMLPEDVNKWYVRNKSGSMVPFSAFSTTRWEYGSPRLERYNGYSALEIVGEAAPGISTGTAMDVMENLVKQLPNGFGLEWTGMSYQERLSGSQAPALYAISLLVVFLCLAALYESWSIPFSVMLVVPLGVIGAVAATWMRGLENDVYFQVGLLTIIGLSAKNAILIVEFASELNNKGKDLVEATLEASRQRLRPILMTSLAFIFGVLPMAISQGAGSGSQHAVGTGVMGGMISATVLAIFFVPLFFVLVRRRFPGRPPRAKE; encoded by the coding sequence ATGGCTAATTTTTTCATCGACCGCCCGATCTTTGCTTGGGTATTGGCGATAATTTTGTGTCTTACCGGGGCTTTAGCAATCTCGACGCTGCCTGTTGAGCAATACCCGAATCTGGCACCACCTAATGTCCGCATCAGTGCCTCATATCCAGGAGCCTCGGCACAAACACTGGAAAATACCGTCACGCAGGTTATCGAGCAAAGCATGACCGGCCTTGATAAGCTGCTGTATATGTCATCGCAAAGCAGCAACTCTGGCAGCGCATCAATAACCCTGACATTCCAAGCGGGTACTGATCCTAACGAAGCGATGCAGCAGGTACAGAATCAGTTGCAGTCTGCCATTAAAAAACTGCCACAAGATGTGCAACAGCAAGGGGTTTCAGTCTCGAAATCTGGTGATAACACCTTGATGATGGTGGCCTTTGTCTCCACCGATGGCAGTATGGATAAACAAGATATTGCCGACTATGTCGCCAGTAATCTGCAAGACCCACTTAGCCGTATCGAAGGGGTCGGTAGCATTGATGCCTTCGGTTCCCAATATGCTATGCGTATCTGGCTCGACCCCAATAAACTCAATAATTATCAACTGACCACCCAAGATATTGTCAGCGCTATCCAATCGCAAAATAGTCAGATTGCGGTGGGCCAATTAGGCGGAACCCCTTCCGTCGATAATCAGGCATTAAATGCCACCATTAATGCTCAATCTCAATTACAGACACCAGAGCAATTTAGGGAAATCACGCTGCGGGTCAACCAGGACGGCTCGCTGGTCACATTGGGTGATGTGGCTAAAATTGAGATGGGTGCTGAAAGATATGATTATCTGAGTCGCTTTAATGGCCAGGCGGCATCAGGGATGAGTATCAAGCTCGCCTCCGGTGCCAATGAACTGCAAACCGATGAGTTGGTTAAGGCCCGGATAGCAGAACTGGCCCCGTTTTTCCCGCACGGTCTTGAAGCCAAAATCGCTTATGAAACCACACCGTTCGTTAAAGCCTCAATCAAGGATGTGGTAAAAACATTGTTGGAAGCCATTTTGTTGGTTTTCCTGGTGATGTATCTCTTTTTGCAGAATTTCCGCGCCACCCTTATCCCAACAATCGCCGTCCCAGTGGTGCTATTGGGCACGTTCGCAGTACTGTCGGCGTTCGGATTCAGTATTAATACCCTAACCATGTTTGCCATTGTATTGGCGATCGGGCTGTTAGTTGACGATGCCATCGTGGTGGTGGAAAACGTCGAACGAGTGATGAGCGAAGAAGGACTAGGGCCACGCGAAGCGACTCGTAAGTCTATGGGGCAAATTCAGGGCGCATTGGTGGGTATTGCGCTGGTGCTGTCTGCCGTGTTTATCCCGATGGCATTCTTCGGTGGGACCACCGGGGCCATCTACCGCCAATTCTCCATTACCATCGTTTCTGCCATGGTGCTTTCGGTGCTGGTCGCCTTAATTCTAACCCCAGCACTTTGCGCCACCATGCTCAAACCCATTCAGCAGGGCCATCATCACGCCAAGCGTGGCTTTTTCGGTTGGTTTAACCGTATGTTCGATAATAACACTCGCCGTTACGAGAAAGGTGTGGCTCAGGTGTTACATCATAGTCTGCGCTATATGTTGCTCTATTTTCTGCTGTTGGGCGGGCTGGCTCTGTTGTTCATCAAGTTACCGACGTCGTTCTTACCATTGGAAGACCGTGGTGTGTTTATGGCGCAAGTCCAGCTCCCAGTGGGATCAACCCAGCAACAGACACTGAAAGTGGTTGAAAAAGTAGAGAACTACTTCCTGACGGAAGAAAAGAATAATGTGTTGTCGGTATTCTCAACGGTGGGGTCCGGCCCAGGTGGTAACGGCCAAAATGTGGCACGCCTCTTCATCCGGCTGTCTGATTGGGATCAGCGTAAAGAGAGTAATAACTCTTCTTTTGCCATTATTGAACGTGCCACCAAAGTATTTAATAAAATTGCCGAAGCCAGAGTGTCAGTCAGTAGCCCGCCGGCCATTTCAGGCTTGGGTGGCTCATCAGGTTTTGATATGGAATTACAAGATCACGGCGGTTTGGGCCATGACAAATTGATGGCTGCTCGCGATCAGTTATTACAGATGGCGGCTAAAGAGCCAGCCCTGACCCGGGTGCGACATAACGGATTGGACGATAGCCCGCAGTTGCAGATAGATATCGATCAACGCAAAGCACAAGCATTGGGCGTAGCACTGGATGATATTAATAACACCCTGAAAACGGCCTGGGGTTCGACTTATGTTAACGACTTTGTTGATCGTGGGCGGGTGAAGAAAGTCTATGTGCAGTCTGAGGCCACCGCCCGTATGCTGCCGGAAGACGTTAACAAATGGTATGTCCGTAATAAAAGCGGCAGCATGGTGCCCTTCTCGGCGTTCTCTACTACCCGCTGGGAATATGGCTCACCACGATTGGAGCGCTATAACGGTTATTCTGCACTGGAGATTGTCGGTGAGGCGGCACCAGGTATCAGTACCGGTACTGCAATGGATGTTATGGAGAATCTGGTCAAACAGCTACCGAATGGTTTTGGTCTGGAGTGGACAGGCATGTCCTATCAGGAGCGGCTATCGGGTTCACAGGCCCCGGCCCTCTATGCCATCTCGTTACTGGTGGTGTTTTTGTGTTTGGCGGCATTGTATGAGAGCTGGTCAATACCGTTTTCTGTGATGTTGGTGGTGCCTCTCGGGGTTATAGGTGCGGTGGCGGCCACTTGGATGCGTGGGTTGGAGAATGACGTTTATTTCCAGGTCGGGTTGCTGACCATTATTGGCTTATCGGCCAAAAACGCCATTTTAATCGTCGAGTTTGCCAGCGAATTAAACAATAAAGGTAAAGATTTAGTCGAAGCCACTCTTGAGGCTTCCCGCCAGCGGTTGCGGCCTATTTTGATGACCTCGCTGGCATTTATCTTTGGTGTATTACCCATGGCTATCAGCCAGGGTGCAGGCTCAGGTAGCCAACATGCCGTAGGTACTGGTGTGATGGGGGGGATGATTTCAGCTACCGTGCTGGCGATTTTCTTTGTACCGCTGTTCTTTGTTCTGGTGCGTCGTCGCTTCCCAGGCAGGCCACCGCGCGCGAAAGAGTAA
- a CDS encoding DNA-binding response regulator (nitrate/nitrite response regulator NarP; NarP is phosphorylated by NarX and NarQ and can activate fdnG and nitrite or nitrate reductase systems; represses expression of other anaerobic genes) — MTKSHTIMIVDDHPLMRRGIRQLLEMDHSFDVVAEANCGSEAVTEAAKCQPDVILLDLNMKGMSGLDTLKALRHDGIDARIIVLTVSDARSDVYAMIDAGADGYLLKDSEPEVLLENIRQAARGENVFSNEVAQYLSSRHEEINPFSELTERELDVLQEVARGMSNKQVAFELHISEETVKVHIRNLLRKLNVRSRVAATILFLENKKY, encoded by the coding sequence ATGACCAAAAGTCACACCATTATGATCGTTGATGACCATCCCCTTATGCGCCGTGGTATTCGGCAATTACTTGAGATGGACCACAGTTTTGATGTCGTTGCCGAAGCTAACTGCGGCAGTGAGGCTGTTACCGAAGCGGCCAAATGTCAGCCGGATGTCATTCTGCTCGATCTGAATATGAAAGGGATGTCTGGGCTAGATACCCTAAAAGCATTACGACATGACGGGATTGATGCGCGAATTATCGTGCTGACGGTTTCTGATGCGCGCAGCGATGTATATGCCATGATTGATGCCGGTGCTGATGGTTATCTGCTCAAAGATAGCGAACCGGAAGTATTACTGGAAAATATCCGTCAGGCAGCGCGTGGCGAGAATGTATTCAGCAATGAAGTTGCACAATACTTATCCTCCCGCCATGAAGAGATTAATCCTTTCTCCGAGTTAACCGAGCGCGAATTAGATGTGCTGCAAGAAGTGGCGCGCGGTATGTCCAATAAGCAAGTCGCATTTGAATTACACATTTCAGAAGAAACCGTAAAAGTACATATTCGTAATTTATTACGTAAGTTAAATGTGCGTTCGCGAGTGGCAGCAACCATTCTGTTTTTGGAAAATAAAAAGTACTAA
- the napF gene encoding ferredoxin-type protein NapF, which yields MTDLSRRKLLTGLWQADKRELSAHRPPWSVMEADFIAGCTRCHACVTACETGVLVVGSGGFPEIDFQRAECSFCQACVQVCEAGVFTATALTPWRLKINISERCLPFHNIECRSCQDSCESRAIRFRPRVNGIAQPELDLPACNGCGACVPSCPVQAVTLTRSEDGR from the coding sequence ATGACTGATTTATCACGGCGTAAATTGCTGACTGGCCTTTGGCAAGCAGATAAACGAGAACTTTCAGCGCATAGGCCCCCCTGGTCGGTGATGGAAGCCGATTTTATTGCTGGCTGTACCCGCTGTCATGCCTGTGTGACTGCCTGTGAAACCGGTGTATTGGTGGTTGGCAGTGGCGGATTCCCCGAAATAGATTTCCAACGTGCTGAATGTAGTTTTTGCCAGGCCTGTGTACAGGTGTGTGAGGCGGGTGTTTTTACCGCAACAGCTCTGACGCCCTGGCGACTTAAAATCAACATTTCAGAGCGCTGTTTACCTTTCCACAATATTGAATGCCGTAGCTGTCAGGATAGCTGTGAGAGTAGGGCAATTCGATTTCGTCCGCGCGTAAACGGCATTGCTCAGCCCGAATTAGACCTTCCTGCTTGTAACGGATGTGGTGCCTGTGTGCCCAGTTGTCCGGTTCAGGCAGTAACCCTTACCCGGAGTGAAGATGGACGATAA
- a CDS encoding nitrate reductase: MDDKEWHVCGLVLQAKPARIAQLIDDLLAIPGTEIPTSDATLGKLVVVMQAARSDVLLNHIESARNLDGVLAVSLVYHQQESQGEEMP, encoded by the coding sequence ATGGACGATAAAGAATGGCATGTCTGTGGATTGGTGCTGCAAGCCAAACCGGCGCGAATTGCACAACTGATCGACGACCTGTTGGCTATCCCGGGAACAGAAATACCCACCAGTGATGCCACTCTGGGCAAGTTGGTGGTGGTTATGCAGGCGGCGCGCTCAGACGTGCTCCTGAATCATATTGAGTCAGCACGTAATCTGGATGGTGTGCTGGCTGTATCGCTGGTTTATCACCAGCAGGAAAGCCAAGGTGAGGAAATGCCATGA
- a CDS encoding nitrate reductase catalytic subunit NapA (periplasmic; catalytic subunit; with NapBC catalyzes the reduction of nitrate to nitrite; NapAB receives electrons from NapC), giving the protein MKLSRRDFMKANAAVAAAAAAGLTIPTVAKAVVGETTNAIKWDKAPCRFCGTGCGVLVGTQNGRIVASQGDPDSPVNRGLNCVKGYFLPKILYGKDRLTQPLLRMKDGQYDKEGDFTPISWEKAFDIMELKFKNALKEKGPTSVGMFGSGQWTVWEGYAASKLLKAGFRSNNLDPNARHCMASSVVGFMRTFGMDEPMGCFDDIEEADAFVLWGSNMAEMHPILWSRMTSRRLSDDNVRIAVLSTFEHRSFELADNPIVFTPQTDLAIMNYIANYIIQNNAVDQGFLDRHVNFRRGATDIGYGLRPTHPLEKAAKNPGSDASEPMSFDDFKAFVAEYTLEKTAKMSGVPEDQLVSLAQLYADPKVKLVSYWTMGFNQHTRGVWANNMCYNLHLLTGKISKPGSGPFSLTGQPSACGTAREVGTFSHRLPADMVVTNEKHRQIAETKWQLPAGTIPEKVGLHAVAQDRALKDGTLNAYWVMCNNNMQAGPNINEERMPGWRDPRNFIVVSDPYPTISALAADLILPTAMWVEKEGAYGNAERRTQFWRQQVPAPGEAKSDLWQIVEFAKRFKVEDVWPAELVDKKPEYRGKTLYDVLFANDVVSKYPLSEIPADQLNDEARDFGFYIQKGLFEEYADFGRGHGHDLAPFDRYHQERGLRWPVVNGKETLWRYREGFDPFVPKGEDVRFYGKPDGKAVIFALPYEPAAESPDQEYDLWLSTGRVLEHWHTGSMTRRVPELHRAFPEAVLFIHPLDAKARDLRRGDKVKVISRRGEVTSLVETRGRNRPPQGLVYMPFFDAAQLVNNLTLDATDPLSKETDFKKCAVKLARVVA; this is encoded by the coding sequence ATGAAACTCAGCCGCCGGGATTTTATGAAGGCCAATGCTGCGGTAGCCGCAGCCGCCGCCGCCGGATTGACCATACCTACTGTCGCTAAAGCCGTGGTGGGTGAAACAACAAATGCAATAAAATGGGACAAAGCACCTTGCCGATTCTGTGGCACGGGCTGCGGTGTATTGGTCGGAACACAAAATGGCCGTATCGTGGCGTCGCAAGGGGATCCCGACTCACCGGTTAACCGTGGGCTAAACTGCGTCAAAGGCTATTTCCTGCCGAAAATCCTGTATGGCAAAGACCGACTGACTCAACCGCTGCTGCGCATGAAAGACGGTCAGTATGATAAAGAAGGTGATTTTACCCCGATAAGTTGGGAAAAAGCCTTTGATATCATGGAACTGAAGTTCAAAAACGCGCTAAAAGAAAAAGGCCCAACCTCGGTGGGTATGTTCGGCTCCGGCCAATGGACGGTATGGGAGGGCTATGCGGCTTCCAAGTTGCTGAAAGCAGGCTTCCGTTCCAACAATCTGGACCCGAATGCTCGTCATTGTATGGCCTCTTCGGTGGTGGGTTTTATGCGTACCTTTGGTATGGATGAACCTATGGGTTGCTTCGATGATATTGAAGAAGCAGATGCATTCGTGCTCTGGGGATCCAATATGGCCGAAATGCACCCGATTTTGTGGTCGCGCATGACCAGCCGCCGCCTGAGCGATGACAATGTCAGGATCGCCGTCCTTTCTACCTTTGAGCACCGTAGTTTTGAGCTGGCAGATAACCCGATCGTCTTCACGCCACAGACCGATCTGGCCATCATGAATTACATCGCCAATTACATTATCCAGAATAATGCTGTTGATCAGGGTTTCCTCGACCGCCATGTGAATTTCCGCCGTGGTGCCACCGATATCGGTTATGGTCTGCGCCCAACCCATCCGTTGGAAAAAGCCGCCAAGAATCCGGGTAGTGATGCCTCCGAGCCGATGAGTTTTGATGATTTCAAAGCCTTTGTCGCGGAATATACCCTAGAGAAAACCGCTAAAATGAGCGGCGTGCCGGAGGACCAACTGGTGTCGTTGGCGCAGTTGTATGCCGATCCGAAAGTAAAATTAGTCTCCTACTGGACCATGGGTTTTAACCAACACACCCGCGGGGTTTGGGCCAACAACATGTGCTACAACCTGCACCTGTTAACCGGCAAAATCTCTAAACCGGGGTCTGGCCCATTCTCTCTGACCGGCCAGCCTTCTGCTTGTGGCACAGCCCGTGAAGTGGGGACCTTCTCCCATCGTCTACCGGCAGATATGGTGGTGACCAACGAAAAACATCGCCAGATTGCTGAAACCAAGTGGCAACTGCCTGCCGGCACTATCCCTGAGAAAGTGGGGCTGCATGCGGTGGCGCAAGACCGCGCGCTAAAAGACGGCACCCTTAATGCTTACTGGGTGATGTGTAATAACAACATGCAAGCGGGTCCGAATATCAATGAAGAGCGCATGCCGGGTTGGCGTGATCCGCGCAACTTTATTGTGGTATCTGACCCTTATCCCACTATCAGTGCACTGGCTGCTGATCTTATTTTACCGACTGCGATGTGGGTGGAAAAAGAGGGTGCTTATGGCAATGCAGAGCGGCGCACCCAATTCTGGCGTCAGCAAGTCCCAGCGCCAGGTGAGGCGAAATCTGACTTATGGCAGATTGTCGAGTTCGCCAAACGCTTCAAAGTGGAAGATGTTTGGCCTGCTGAGTTGGTCGATAAAAAACCGGAGTATCGCGGTAAGACGTTGTATGACGTGCTGTTTGCCAACGATGTGGTCAGCAAATATCCACTGAGTGAAATACCCGCCGACCAACTGAACGACGAAGCACGCGATTTCGGCTTCTACATTCAGAAAGGGCTGTTTGAAGAGTATGCCGATTTTGGTCGCGGACACGGCCATGATTTAGCGCCGTTTGACCGTTATCACCAAGAGCGCGGTCTGCGCTGGCCGGTAGTCAATGGTAAAGAAACGCTCTGGCGTTACCGTGAGGGGTTCGATCCCTTCGTGCCGAAAGGCGAAGACGTGCGTTTCTACGGTAAACCTGATGGCAAGGCAGTAATCTTTGCGCTGCCCTACGAGCCTGCGGCTGAAAGCCCGGATCAGGAATATGACTTGTGGCTCTCTACCGGCCGTGTGCTGGAACATTGGCATACCGGTTCCATGACCCGTCGCGTCCCTGAGTTACACCGCGCTTTCCCTGAAGCGGTGCTATTCATTCACCCACTGGATGCCAAAGCCCGTGATTTGCGGCGTGGTGACAAAGTGAAAGTGATTTCACGGCGTGGCGAAGTGACCTCATTGGTGGAAACCCGTGGCCGTAACCGCCCACCGCAAGGACTGGTGTATATGCCGTTCTTCGATGCTGCACAGTTGGTCAATAACCTGACGCTGGATGCCACCGATCCGTTATCCAAAGAAACTGACTTCAAAAAATGTGCAGTGAAGTTGGCACGGGTAGTGGCGTAA
- the napB gene encoding nitrate reductase (small subunit of periplasmic nitrate reductase; receives electrons from the membrane-bound NapC and passes them to NapA), producing MNNTIFKSLNRRFLSVISLLAVLVITGAATAASNVEMDLTQSPEVSGTAEGKVKMPKQQQRMALNYVNQPPLIPHSVDGYQVSKNTNRCLQCHGVEHYRTTGAPRVSPTHFIDRDGKVSSEVSPRRYFCLQCHVPQTDAAPIVGNSFQPAPGFGQ from the coding sequence ATGAATAACACGATTTTTAAATCATTAAACCGCCGGTTTTTGTCAGTTATATCGCTGCTGGCGGTGTTGGTGATCACCGGTGCAGCCACTGCTGCCAGCAATGTCGAAATGGACTTGACTCAATCACCAGAAGTCTCTGGCACGGCTGAAGGCAAAGTGAAAATGCCGAAACAACAACAGCGTATGGCATTGAACTATGTTAACCAACCCCCGCTGATCCCGCATAGCGTGGATGGCTATCAAGTCAGTAAAAATACCAACCGTTGCCTGCAATGCCATGGTGTGGAGCACTATCGCACCACTGGAGCACCGCGTGTCAGCCCAACTCACTTTATTGACCGTGATGGCAAAGTATCGAGTGAAGTCTCACCACGTCGCTATTTCTGCCTGCAATGCCATGTGCCACAAACCGATGCCGCACCGATTGTCGGTAACAGCTTCCAGCCAGCCCCTGGCTTTGGCCAATAA
- a CDS encoding cytochrome c-type protein NapC: MSETKKPGVIRRTWQWWRRPSRLALGTLLLIGFVSGIIFWGGFNTGMEMANTEKFCISCHEMKDNVYQEYMGTIHYSNRSGVKATCPDCHVPHEWGPKMLRKIKASKELYAKAFGLIDTPQKFEAHRLTMAENEWARMKANGSQECRNCHNFDNMDFTAQKTVAAKMHSKAITEGKTCIDCHKGIAHKLPDMKDIPTGF, from the coding sequence ATGAGCGAAACTAAAAAGCCCGGTGTTATCAGACGTACATGGCAGTGGTGGCGCAGGCCAAGCCGGCTGGCGCTCGGGACTTTACTGCTAATTGGCTTTGTCAGTGGCATCATTTTCTGGGGTGGATTTAACACCGGCATGGAGATGGCGAATACTGAGAAATTCTGTATTAGCTGTCATGAGATGAAAGATAACGTTTATCAGGAATATATGGGGACCATCCACTACAGCAACCGCAGTGGTGTGAAGGCGACCTGCCCGGATTGTCACGTTCCCCATGAGTGGGGGCCAAAGATGCTGCGTAAAATCAAGGCGAGTAAAGAGCTGTATGCCAAGGCTTTCGGCCTGATTGATACCCCGCAAAAGTTTGAGGCTCACCGCCTAACCATGGCCGAAAATGAGTGGGCGCGAATGAAAGCCAATGGCTCGCAAGAGTGCCGTAACTGCCATAATTTCGACAATATGGACTTCACCGCACAAAAAACGGTCGCGGCGAAAATGCACAGTAAGGCGATAACCGAAGGGAAAACCTGTATCGACTGCCACAAAGGGATAGCCCATAAGTTACCGGATATGAAGGATATTCCTACCGGCTTCTAA
- a CDS encoding type II toxin-antitoxin system Phd/YefM family antitoxin, which yields MPSIILTDTSASVSELKKNPMATVNAGAGFPVAILNRNQPAFYCVPAELYEQIMEALDDHELAELVNRRRHQPLLDIDLDSYL from the coding sequence ATGCCAAGTATAATTTTGACTGATACCAGTGCCAGCGTGAGCGAACTGAAAAAAAATCCAATGGCAACAGTGAACGCTGGGGCCGGTTTCCCCGTAGCTATCCTGAACCGCAATCAACCCGCATTCTATTGTGTACCCGCAGAACTGTATGAACAAATAATGGAAGCGCTTGATGATCACGAATTAGCTGAGTTGGTTAACAGGCGGCGCCATCAACCCTTGCTTGATATCGATTTGGATAGCTATCTATGA
- a CDS encoding type II toxin-antitoxin system RelE/ParE family toxin, with translation MTYAVKFREEALKEWHKLDKTIQQQFAKKLKKCSDNPHIESAKLRGMKNCYKIKLRSSGFRLVYEVIDDVLIVAVVAVGKRDRSEVYNLASDRLR, from the coding sequence ATGACCTATGCCGTTAAGTTCAGAGAAGAAGCGCTAAAGGAATGGCACAAACTGGATAAGACGATACAACAGCAATTTGCCAAGAAATTAAAAAAGTGCAGCGATAATCCACATATTGAAAGCGCTAAACTACGTGGTATGAAAAACTGCTACAAAATTAAATTACGATCCTCTGGATTTCGATTAGTGTATGAAGTTATCGATGATGTGTTGATCGTTGCTGTGGTTGCAGTAGGAAAAAGAGATCGTAGCGAGGTGTATAACCTTGCAAGTGACCGATTACGCTAA
- a CDS encoding GDP-mannose pyrophosphatase NudK produces the protein MSVKIENIQSELLSKNWFKLHKYTFDLITDNGTPVQQIREVYDRGNGATILLYNRQKGTVVLIEQFRMPTYVNGNPSGMLLEACAGLLDNDSPEECIRREAMEETGYQVDKVQKLFEAYMSPGGVTEIVYFFAAEYHPDQKITDDVGVEDEVIDVVELSFSEAIAMIADGRIKDGKTIMLLQYAQIHNWFK, from the coding sequence ATGTCAGTCAAAATTGAAAATATTCAGAGTGAATTATTATCCAAAAACTGGTTCAAACTACACAAATACACCTTTGATTTAATAACTGATAACGGGACTCCGGTACAACAGATTCGCGAAGTGTATGACCGGGGTAACGGCGCAACCATTCTGCTGTATAACCGCCAGAAGGGTACCGTGGTACTGATTGAACAATTCCGCATGCCAACCTATGTGAATGGCAATCCTAGTGGCATGTTGCTGGAAGCCTGTGCCGGTTTGCTGGATAACGACTCACCGGAAGAGTGTATCCGCCGTGAAGCGATGGAAGAGACGGGTTATCAGGTTGATAAAGTGCAGAAGCTGTTTGAAGCTTATATGTCGCCAGGTGGCGTGACTGAAATCGTCTATTTCTTTGCGGCGGAATATCATCCAGATCAGAAAATTACTGATGATGTCGGCGTGGAGGATGAGGTGATCGACGTGGTTGAATTATCGTTTAGCGAAGCCATTGCCATGATTGCTGATGGCCGCATTAAAGATGGTAAGACGATTATGTTATTGCAATACGCCCAAATTCATAATTGGTTCAAATAA